One segment of Parvularcula sp. IMCC14364 DNA contains the following:
- a CDS encoding DNA polymerase III subunit chi, giving the protein MAEVLFYHLEQAKLETVLPDLLAKTLERGWRATVRVGADDKLEHLENLLWTYADESFLPHGSAGDSTDHPVWLTTETDLDANRDLLFLVEGAEVELAEIEHLTRCISIFDGADENALNKARQFWKDLKGSEHQPTYWRQSVQGRWEKQG; this is encoded by the coding sequence ATGGCGGAAGTGCTTTTTTACCATCTTGAACAGGCGAAGCTGGAAACGGTTTTGCCTGATCTGTTGGCAAAAACACTGGAAAGAGGCTGGCGGGCAACGGTCCGTGTTGGGGCTGATGACAAGCTGGAGCATCTCGAAAATCTCCTGTGGACGTATGCTGACGAGAGTTTTCTCCCGCATGGCTCTGCCGGGGACAGTACGGATCATCCGGTCTGGCTGACAACTGAAACTGACCTGGATGCGAACCGGGACCTTCTGTTTCTGGTCGAAGGCGCCGAGGTGGAACTGGCTGAAATCGAGCATTTGACACGGTGCATATCCATTTTTGATGGTGCTGATGAAAATGCCCTGAACAAGGCACGACAGTTTTGGAAAGACCTGAAAGGCAGCGAACATCAGCCAACATACTGGCGACAGTCAGTACAGGGCAGATGGGAAAAGCAGGGGTGA
- a CDS encoding leucyl aminopeptidase, producing MITFSKSSLPKSGAVIVPVYANEDRSSAFTELNDQTGGALMRAEKAADFSGKAGQQVEVTGPDGISNSAILLIGAGNRKDMTLLEAQNLGGKAVARYFRSAEKSLVFALDGFDNDAVDASDLHAAVAYGARLRAYSFDAYRTTAEKSELPSLTKVTVSSPEATDAKKAYAGLDKVADGVFCARDLVSEPANILHPETYAARCQDLESLGLEVSVLGEKEMKKLGMGSLLGVGQGSVRESKLVVMKWMGGKKGQKPVCFVGKGVTFDTGGISLKPPVGMWDMKWDMGGSAAVTGAMVALAGRKAKANVIGIIGLVENMPDGNAQRPGDVVTSMSGQTIEVLNTDAEGRLVLADALTYTQEKFKPAAIVDLATLTGAIIISLAHEYGGCFSPDDELVTALTDAGTATGEELWRMPLGKAHDDMIKSDIADMKNIGGREGGSSSAAAFLKRFVSDDIPWAHLDIAGMAWQTKDKPTCPKGGAGYGVRLLDEFIRANYES from the coding sequence ATGATCACATTCTCAAAATCCTCACTGCCCAAGTCCGGCGCTGTTATCGTGCCGGTATATGCAAACGAGGATCGCAGCTCAGCTTTTACCGAACTGAATGACCAGACGGGCGGCGCTTTGATGCGCGCCGAAAAAGCCGCAGATTTTTCCGGCAAAGCTGGTCAGCAGGTCGAAGTGACCGGGCCGGATGGGATCAGCAATAGCGCCATTTTGTTGATCGGAGCCGGGAACAGAAAAGACATGACTTTGCTTGAAGCCCAAAACCTGGGGGGCAAGGCTGTGGCGCGGTATTTCCGCAGCGCTGAAAAGAGCCTGGTTTTTGCCCTTGACGGGTTCGACAACGATGCTGTGGATGCGAGCGACCTTCACGCTGCTGTGGCGTATGGAGCCCGCCTGCGTGCCTATTCTTTTGATGCCTACAGGACGACAGCAGAGAAATCAGAGCTGCCCAGCCTAACCAAAGTCACCGTCAGTTCTCCCGAGGCCACGGATGCCAAGAAAGCATATGCCGGACTTGATAAGGTTGCAGATGGCGTTTTCTGTGCGCGTGATCTGGTGTCGGAACCAGCAAATATCCTGCACCCGGAAACGTATGCAGCACGCTGTCAGGACCTGGAGTCTCTGGGACTTGAAGTGAGTGTGCTTGGCGAGAAGGAAATGAAAAAGCTTGGCATGGGCTCTCTGCTTGGCGTGGGTCAGGGCTCTGTTCGCGAAAGCAAGCTCGTTGTGATGAAATGGATGGGCGGCAAGAAAGGCCAGAAGCCGGTCTGCTTCGTCGGCAAGGGCGTTACCTTTGACACTGGTGGTATTTCTCTCAAGCCGCCTGTCGGCATGTGGGACATGAAATGGGACATGGGTGGTTCTGCTGCAGTCACTGGTGCGATGGTGGCGCTGGCAGGCAGGAAAGCGAAGGCCAATGTCATCGGCATTATCGGACTGGTAGAGAACATGCCGGATGGCAATGCCCAGCGTCCGGGTGATGTTGTCACGTCAATGTCCGGCCAGACAATCGAGGTGCTGAATACTGATGCCGAAGGTCGTCTGGTGCTGGCTGATGCGCTCACATATACACAGGAAAAGTTCAAGCCAGCGGCTATAGTTGATCTGGCGACCCTGACAGGAGCCATCATCATTTCTCTGGCACATGAATATGGTGGATGTTTCTCGCCCGATGATGAGCTTGTTACGGCACTGACTGATGCTGGCACTGCCACAGGGGAAGAGTTATGGCGGATGCCGCTTGGCAAAGCCCATGATGACATGATCAAGTCCGACATTGCGGATATGAAGAATATCGGCGGCCGGGAAGGTGGTTCCTCCAGTGCGGCGGCATTCCTCAAGCGGTTTGTCAGTGATGACATACCCTGGGCACATCTGGATATTGCCGGTATGGCTTGGCAGACCAAGGACAAGCCGACCTGCCCTAAAGGAGGTGCTGGTTATGGTGTGCGCCTGCTGGATGAATTCATCCGGGCCAATTACGAAAGCTGA
- a CDS encoding LptF/LptG family permease: protein MNQLDRYIFAQSLKPLVIMTACVTAIVWLTQILQKSEIMVEDGGSFVAFARVSILIIPNLLSVITPFTVFAATIYTLNRLKTDSELPVMSATGASTLRVARPLLLLALAGTVLTFYLNLDLMPKSYRQLKQTVYEVRTDIAHSLVQSGVFTTVSSGLMIYAEEVRPGNQYLGILIHDRRKADEPVTYMAESGLYRDTETGPRLHLARGTIQREAADVNGVNIVKFDETAVDLRPYQKPAELAYLEETERYISELLTPDMSKAYDREQAGVLVAEGHARLATPFYNLLFALIAMVALLKGGFNRFGYGRRILIAIAAVLFFRVTGFALQNAAAATASLNILQYLSPFLGIGACLGLLIGKPRLGLRHHKNSVHAMGGT, encoded by the coding sequence GTGAACCAGCTGGACAGATATATTTTCGCGCAGAGTCTGAAGCCGCTCGTCATCATGACCGCCTGCGTAACAGCTATCGTATGGCTGACACAGATATTACAGAAATCAGAAATCATGGTGGAAGATGGGGGCAGCTTCGTCGCTTTTGCCCGCGTCTCAATATTGATCATCCCCAATCTGCTCTCGGTGATTACGCCGTTTACCGTATTTGCAGCAACGATCTACACATTGAACAGACTCAAAACAGACAGCGAATTGCCAGTCATGTCGGCAACCGGCGCAAGCACACTCAGGGTCGCAAGACCGCTCCTTTTGCTGGCGCTGGCAGGCACTGTCCTGACCTTTTATCTGAATCTGGATCTGATGCCCAAAAGCTATCGGCAACTGAAGCAAACAGTTTATGAGGTACGCACCGACATTGCACATTCTCTGGTGCAAAGCGGTGTCTTTACGACTGTGAGTTCCGGCCTGATGATTTATGCTGAAGAAGTCAGGCCCGGTAACCAGTATCTTGGCATTCTGATCCATGACCGGCGCAAAGCCGATGAGCCTGTCACCTATATGGCCGAAAGTGGTCTCTATCGTGACACCGAGACAGGCCCGCGCCTTCATCTGGCACGCGGCACAATCCAGCGAGAAGCCGCTGACGTAAATGGCGTGAACATTGTAAAATTTGATGAGACAGCCGTCGATCTGCGACCGTACCAGAAGCCGGCTGAGCTAGCGTATCTTGAGGAGACGGAGCGATACATCTCAGAGCTTCTCACACCGGACATGAGCAAAGCCTATGACCGGGAACAGGCTGGTGTGCTTGTCGCTGAAGGTCATGCGAGACTGGCCACACCGTTTTATAATCTGTTATTCGCTCTCATTGCCATGGTCGCCCTCCTCAAAGGCGGTTTCAACCGCTTCGGCTATGGGCGCCGTATTCTGATCGCTATTGCTGCGGTCCTGTTCTTCCGGGTAACAGGTTTTGCCCTGCAAAATGCAGCAGCAGCCACTGCAAGCCTCAACATTCTGCAATATCTGTCGCCATTTCTGGGCATTGGTGCCTGTCTGGGGCTTTTGATCGGCAAACCACGCCTGGGACTGAGGCACCATAAAAACAGCGTCCATGCGATGGGGGGGACATGA
- the lptG gene encoding LPS export ABC transporter permease LptG, giving the protein MTLPLTMYRYLTTQAVIGIVGLFLILSGLILLIDLIESLREVEKIEAAGFDFALKLTLLRAPKLALTLTPFIFLFGAMWAFYQLNRRSEIAVMRSAGMSVWAIISPVAVLSFCLGVIVLTLLDPLASRMSAQADAEKNSIRGKSTQLLTTVEGDIWVRQRSDDLALILHAGSYDLANRTLSDVSIWRRDLQGVFIERWDAEKVLLENKEFVLTDAYRSRPGDTTPVLVASEKIPSAFNLEDLREDIAKPDSLSIWTLRDFMQVIEDAGLPVVAYQLRYHDLISLPVKLVAMVLIAALFSMRPLRSGGTLPLILSGIAAGFLLFITSELSNATAEAQVAPVWLAAWAPAAIAVLLSLTMLLYTEDG; this is encoded by the coding sequence ATGACCCTGCCGCTGACCATGTACCGTTATCTTACGACGCAGGCGGTGATCGGCATCGTCGGTCTGTTCCTTATCCTTTCCGGGCTTATCCTGCTTATCGATCTAATCGAAAGCCTTCGGGAAGTCGAAAAAATTGAGGCTGCCGGTTTTGATTTCGCCCTGAAACTTACCCTCCTGAGAGCGCCGAAACTGGCCCTGACCCTGACGCCATTCATTTTTCTGTTTGGGGCCATGTGGGCATTTTATCAGCTCAACAGGCGCTCAGAGATTGCGGTGATGCGCTCCGCCGGTATGTCGGTATGGGCCATCATCAGCCCGGTAGCCGTTTTGTCTTTCTGCCTTGGAGTGATCGTATTGACGCTTCTGGACCCTCTGGCTTCCAGAATGTCAGCACAAGCTGATGCTGAGAAAAACAGCATCCGCGGCAAGAGCACACAACTGCTGACAACCGTGGAAGGGGATATCTGGGTCAGGCAGCGTAGCGATGACCTTGCGCTTATTCTTCACGCCGGGAGTTATGACCTCGCCAATCGCACTCTTTCAGATGTCTCTATCTGGAGGCGAGATCTGCAAGGGGTTTTCATCGAGCGATGGGATGCTGAAAAAGTATTGCTCGAAAACAAGGAATTCGTCCTGACAGACGCCTATCGCAGTCGACCAGGTGACACCACACCTGTTCTCGTCGCGTCCGAGAAAATACCCTCGGCCTTCAATCTGGAAGATTTGCGAGAAGACATTGCAAAGCCCGACAGCCTGTCAATCTGGACACTCAGGGACTTCATGCAGGTCATCGAAGACGCAGGACTGCCTGTTGTTGCCTATCAACTCCGATATCATGACCTCATTTCACTACCCGTGAAGCTGGTAGCAATGGTACTTATTGCAGCCCTCTTCTCCATGCGGCCTCTGCGAAGCGGTGGAACCCTGCCGCTTATCCTGTCCGGGATCGCCGCAGGCTTTCTGCTTTTCATTACCTCGGAGCTATCCAATGCAACTGCCGAAGCACAGGTCGCCCCGGTCTGGCTTGCGGCCTGGGCACCAGCGGCCATCGCTGTGTTGTTGTCCCTTACGATGCTCCTTTACACGGAAGACGGATAG
- a CDS encoding LPS-assembly protein LptD: protein MAQIFRKSHSFTHQVLRESLYLTGMVLRCAFLKPLPRKLVAVAAATVTAASAIAYAQLAPNRDEIVLFEADVVNRSSTESPIIAEGNVKAYFGEQFLTSDKVIYNPATDIVIAAGNVSITDTDGLTYFADEVELTGDLADGIATNFSAMLENNSKLAGNTVIKTGDEKNELSRAVYTSCEVCSESGNEKRPTWQVKALRVTQDKEDEVIRFRDARLEVLGVPALYLPYMQIPEPSVERQSGFLTPDFGTTTQQGFYLETPYYIAISDSQDATVSTKVMERQGVLYIGEYRAKAARGEAVLQGGIIDTREKEILERANSIGDQNPDGRSVPGTRFHFFGEAEYRLPGEWRAGFDANYVSDKFYILTYDVLPRGDLRSARGVFRPDRLTNNVYLKRRTENTLFSAEFLGFESLRITEDNDNVGHALPRIQYNANIFGTPLIGGQTNFNASFVALARNDGVSSQRITMATQWDRIFTSSGGHRFKLYAELRGDAYSYSRLDRGSELCNDFDSRNTATGQTDFEACLETFPGQGQEESTSKSRLLPTAGLEWSYPLVRRNENSTIIIEPKIQLITATDEDFNSERFDIDGDRFLLPEIVNEDSQFFQFDTTSLFDWNKSSGYDLWENGNRANIGLNASAVFDNGLSMKGAIGQQFRDQETTIYEAYGLTPGLGATESDIVGSFRLSKRGLFNFDNRFRFDKDDASLRRAESNFTGRFGRFATNLSYVKVETIEVDETEKNNEFLVSGVSYNLTDNWTVGARQRNNISRGNVTQQVISLGYRDECSRLLLAYRIDNTNAGGLEFGDSLTINLELTGFGN, encoded by the coding sequence GTGGCTCAGATTTTTCGAAAATCACATTCATTTACGCACCAGGTTTTGCGCGAGTCACTCTACCTGACAGGTATGGTCTTGCGTTGTGCCTTTTTGAAGCCGCTCCCGCGTAAACTTGTTGCTGTAGCCGCAGCGACAGTTACGGCGGCGTCAGCTATTGCCTATGCCCAACTGGCCCCCAATCGCGACGAGATTGTTCTATTCGAGGCTGATGTCGTAAATCGATCGAGTACCGAAAGTCCGATCATCGCAGAAGGGAATGTAAAGGCCTATTTTGGGGAGCAATTCCTGACTTCTGACAAGGTTATCTACAATCCTGCCACAGACATTGTTATCGCCGCTGGTAATGTTTCCATCACGGACACGGATGGGCTCACATATTTTGCCGATGAAGTAGAACTGACCGGTGACCTAGCAGATGGGATAGCGACCAATTTTTCCGCCATGCTGGAAAACAACTCCAAGCTGGCTGGCAACACGGTCATCAAGACCGGTGACGAGAAAAATGAACTCTCCCGCGCTGTTTATACTTCCTGCGAGGTCTGTTCCGAAAGCGGTAATGAAAAACGACCGACATGGCAGGTCAAGGCTCTCAGGGTTACGCAGGATAAGGAAGATGAAGTCATTCGTTTCAGGGACGCACGGCTCGAAGTGCTTGGTGTCCCGGCACTTTATCTGCCCTATATGCAAATTCCCGAACCTTCCGTGGAAAGACAGTCCGGCTTTCTGACACCGGATTTTGGCACAACAACACAACAGGGTTTTTACCTTGAAACGCCGTATTATATTGCCATCTCCGACTCCCAGGACGCGACCGTTTCAACCAAGGTTATGGAGCGCCAGGGCGTACTTTATATAGGCGAATACCGTGCCAAGGCAGCGCGTGGCGAAGCTGTCCTGCAAGGCGGCATAATCGACACACGTGAAAAGGAAATACTCGAACGCGCGAACTCAATTGGCGATCAGAACCCAGATGGTCGTTCGGTCCCGGGCACGCGATTCCATTTCTTTGGTGAAGCAGAGTACAGGTTACCTGGGGAATGGCGTGCTGGATTTGACGCGAATTATGTCTCCGACAAGTTTTACATTCTCACATATGATGTTCTGCCGCGTGGCGATTTGCGCAGCGCGCGTGGGGTGTTTCGCCCTGATCGACTCACCAACAATGTCTATCTGAAACGGCGCACGGAGAATACACTCTTCTCAGCCGAGTTCCTCGGTTTCGAGTCCTTACGGATAACAGAAGACAATGATAATGTGGGTCATGCCCTCCCCCGCATCCAGTATAATGCAAATATTTTTGGCACTCCGTTAATTGGTGGGCAGACGAATTTCAATGCCAGCTTTGTCGCCTTGGCGCGCAATGATGGTGTCTCAAGCCAGCGTATAACCATGGCGACTCAGTGGGACAGGATATTCACCTCCAGTGGCGGTCATCGTTTCAAACTGTATGCGGAGTTGCGTGGCGACGCCTATAGTTACAGCCGATTGGATAGAGGCAGCGAGCTCTGTAACGATTTCGATTCAAGAAATACTGCAACCGGGCAAACTGATTTTGAAGCTTGTCTTGAAACATTCCCCGGTCAGGGGCAGGAAGAGTCTACATCCAAAAGCAGACTTCTGCCAACGGCTGGACTTGAATGGTCTTATCCTCTGGTTCGACGCAACGAGAATTCGACCATTATCATCGAACCAAAAATTCAACTGATTACGGCGACCGATGAAGACTTCAACAGTGAACGCTTCGATATAGATGGTGACCGATTTCTGCTGCCTGAAATCGTCAATGAGGACTCCCAGTTCTTCCAGTTCGATACAACAAGCCTCTTCGATTGGAACAAGTCATCTGGGTACGACCTTTGGGAGAATGGTAACAGAGCCAATATTGGCCTGAACGCCTCCGCTGTGTTCGACAATGGTCTCTCGATGAAGGGCGCGATTGGCCAACAGTTCAGGGATCAGGAAACAACCATATATGAAGCCTATGGGCTGACGCCAGGCCTCGGCGCGACCGAATCGGATATTGTCGGCTCGTTCCGTTTAAGTAAGCGTGGTCTGTTCAACTTTGATAACAGATTCAGGTTCGACAAGGACGATGCCAGTCTGCGGCGCGCCGAGAGCAATTTCACTGGCCGATTTGGCCGCTTTGCAACCAATCTCTCTTATGTCAAAGTTGAAACAATTGAAGTTGACGAAACAGAGAAAAATAACGAGTTTCTCGTCAGCGGAGTATCTTACAATCTCACCGACAACTGGACGGTTGGCGCGCGCCAACGCAATAATATATCAAGAGGGAACGTGACCCAGCAGGTTATTTCTCTCGGATATCGCGACGAATGTAGCAGGCTGCTACTCGCTTATCGCATCGATAATACCAATGCAGGTGGGTTGGAATTTGGCGACTCATTGACAATCAATCTCGAACTAACAGGTTTTGGTAATTAA
- a CDS encoding peptidylprolyl isomerase, translating to MVFAPKSILSSAATGLLALICATSAQAQEVQATEAVAATVNDEMISTFDVSQRMRLMLLTSGGRIPESAYPQLQKRALQDLVDEKVKLQEAGRLEFQISPEQVEEEFGRIAASVGATIPQLEQQLLSQQIAPSTLRDQLRSRLVWQRLVAARYRDRVRVSDEEVDEVMDRLMADTSKEQYLISEICLPIEDNDSSQEIYNAGMQMIEQMRNGVPFDALARQFSYCTSAANGGDRGWTSLAEMEPELATVVEKLNEGSVSIPTPHDGMMHIMAVRSKREPKVAGTKTYEVAYAGAPLYVGEQTAREAFAKLNQTNVCAGTGELSIDLGSDIGVTLLSNVPEDAMELPFRAPVGALERGEVSDVITTANGYHALLLCAKDEGLGLPPREAIEDKLFADQLELISRRYLRDLKRDSAVDMRLTSQTEPTDDNS from the coding sequence ATGGTGTTTGCTCCAAAGTCCATTCTGTCTTCTGCCGCTACAGGTCTGTTGGCTTTAATCTGTGCGACCTCCGCGCAGGCACAGGAAGTACAGGCCACGGAGGCCGTCGCTGCCACTGTCAATGATGAGATGATCTCGACATTTGACGTGTCGCAGCGCATGCGCCTCATGCTGCTCACATCCGGTGGTCGGATACCGGAGTCGGCATATCCGCAACTGCAAAAACGTGCCTTGCAAGACCTTGTGGATGAGAAAGTGAAGCTGCAGGAAGCTGGTCGTCTGGAATTTCAGATCAGCCCTGAACAGGTTGAAGAAGAATTCGGGCGGATCGCCGCTTCGGTTGGCGCCACAATCCCTCAGTTGGAGCAACAGCTGCTCTCTCAACAAATTGCCCCTTCTACGCTGCGCGATCAGTTGCGCTCTCGCCTTGTCTGGCAGCGTCTTGTTGCTGCCCGCTACCGCGACAGAGTGCGCGTGAGTGACGAGGAAGTTGACGAAGTCATGGACCGCCTGATGGCAGACACGAGTAAGGAACAATATCTTATTTCAGAGATTTGCCTGCCAATTGAAGACAACGACAGTTCTCAGGAAATCTACAATGCCGGCATGCAGATGATTGAGCAGATGCGCAACGGCGTGCCCTTTGACGCCTTGGCGAGGCAGTTCTCATATTGCACATCAGCCGCAAATGGTGGTGACCGAGGCTGGACCAGCCTAGCAGAAATGGAGCCTGAGCTGGCAACCGTTGTCGAAAAACTCAATGAAGGCAGTGTTTCTATTCCAACACCGCATGATGGTATGATGCACATTATGGCGGTGCGCTCCAAACGCGAGCCAAAGGTTGCCGGCACGAAAACCTACGAAGTCGCTTATGCGGGAGCGCCATTATATGTTGGCGAACAGACCGCACGCGAAGCCTTTGCTAAACTGAACCAGACGAATGTCTGTGCCGGTACTGGCGAACTCAGCATCGACCTGGGGTCTGATATTGGCGTGACACTTCTATCCAATGTGCCCGAAGATGCGATGGAACTTCCTTTCCGTGCGCCAGTCGGCGCTCTTGAAAGAGGTGAGGTTAGTGACGTTATCACAACAGCCAACGGATACCATGCCTTGCTGTTATGTGCGAAAGACGAAGGCTTGGGCCTGCCGCCACGTGAAGCGATTGAGGACAAGCTTTTTGCAGATCAGCTGGAGTTGATTTCGCGCCGATATCTGCGTGACCTGAAGCGTGACTCAGCTGTCGATATGCGCCTGACCAGCCAGACAGAACCCACAGACGACAATTCATAA
- the pdxA gene encoding 4-hydroxythreonine-4-phosphate dehydrogenase PdxA, translating to MPNPSVKNTLPVAVTMGEPAGIGTEITLKAYRFYRDLAPESGIPFFLVDDPARVSLARRALGIDVPVVTVSAPHEAISAFPTGLPVLPLQGVTGKPADFAPGVPSAETAGSVIASIEEAVKLALKGDIAGIVTNPIQKEMLTRSGFGFAGHTEFLGALTENTEIPTGLARGPVMMLAGQSLKVAPVTIHIPLEEVAAALSTEKIVSVCRVVAESLVRDFAVADPVLAIAGVNPHAGEGGTIGSQEQEIILPAITALKAAGVKAAGPLPADTMFHEQARAQYHAAITMYHDQGLIPIKTIDFFGAVNVTLGLPIVRTSPDHGTGLNIAGKGLANPQSLIEAIKLAYYTHYNRTAFDNARSGKN from the coding sequence TTGCCAAATCCGTCCGTCAAAAACACGCTGCCCGTTGCGGTCACAATGGGAGAGCCTGCGGGGATCGGAACGGAGATAACGCTCAAGGCATATCGTTTCTATCGTGACCTTGCACCAGAGTCAGGGATCCCCTTCTTTCTGGTAGATGACCCGGCACGGGTGTCCCTGGCACGGCGCGCACTCGGGATTGATGTCCCGGTTGTGACGGTTTCAGCACCGCATGAGGCAATCAGTGCATTCCCGACAGGCTTACCCGTCCTGCCCCTACAGGGTGTTACAGGTAAACCTGCTGATTTTGCGCCCGGCGTACCGTCAGCTGAGACTGCCGGTAGCGTAATCGCCTCGATTGAGGAGGCCGTAAAATTAGCCCTGAAGGGCGACATTGCCGGTATTGTCACGAACCCGATACAAAAAGAGATGCTCACGAGGTCAGGGTTTGGCTTTGCCGGGCATACGGAATTTCTGGGTGCACTGACAGAAAACACTGAAATTCCAACAGGTCTGGCGCGCGGCCCGGTCATGATGCTCGCCGGGCAAAGTTTGAAGGTAGCCCCCGTAACGATACATATTCCTCTGGAAGAAGTTGCCGCAGCCTTATCAACAGAAAAAATCGTTTCTGTGTGCAGAGTTGTTGCCGAGTCGTTGGTGCGCGATTTTGCCGTAGCAGACCCCGTCCTTGCCATTGCCGGTGTCAATCCACATGCCGGAGAAGGCGGGACCATCGGCTCACAGGAACAGGAAATTATTCTGCCAGCCATTACAGCCCTGAAAGCAGCAGGCGTGAAAGCGGCAGGGCCCCTGCCCGCAGACACAATGTTTCACGAACAGGCAAGAGCGCAATATCATGCCGCAATTACCATGTATCACGACCAGGGACTCATCCCGATCAAGACGATAGACTTTTTTGGCGCCGTTAATGTGACCCTTGGCTTACCCATCGTCAGAACGTCACCTGATCATGGAACAGGTCTCAACATTGCCGGCAAAGGCCTCGCAAACCCACAAAGCCTCATCGAGGCCATCAAGCTCGCCTATTATACCCATTACAATCGAACTGCATTTGACAACGCCCGCTCAGGGAAAAATTGA
- the rsmA gene encoding 16S rRNA (adenine(1518)-N(6)/adenine(1519)-N(6))-dimethyltransferase RsmA — MSAPALPPLRDVIDTYGLNAKKSLGQHFLLDLNITRKIVRQLPLQPGDTAIEIGPGPGGLTRALLEAGACLTVVERDRRCIEALTDLQQHYGENLSITEADALGIDERSLTSMGAGQSLAWLVSNLPYNISTELLIKWLKASPRWWRGMALMFQKEVADRIIAAPGNKTYGRLSIISQTVCDVTKGFDLPARAFTPPPKVDSTVLVFFPLEELECDLSVLERITAAAFSQRRKMLRTSLKAIFGDNTELALETAHIGPTQRAEQVSVTDYQQLTRLSEYFTAQ, encoded by the coding sequence ATGAGCGCGCCTGCCCTTCCCCCGTTACGGGACGTGATAGATACTTATGGGCTCAACGCAAAGAAATCACTGGGGCAGCATTTCCTGCTCGATTTGAACATTACACGGAAAATTGTACGCCAGTTGCCGCTTCAACCCGGGGATACCGCGATAGAGATTGGTCCGGGCCCCGGTGGCTTAACGCGCGCGCTCCTGGAAGCTGGCGCCTGCCTGACTGTGGTAGAACGCGACAGGCGCTGCATTGAAGCACTGACTGATCTCCAGCAACATTACGGTGAAAATCTGTCGATCACGGAAGCAGATGCTCTTGGCATTGACGAACGGAGTTTGACCAGCATGGGCGCAGGCCAGTCTCTGGCATGGCTCGTTTCGAATCTGCCGTACAACATTTCAACAGAACTGCTCATCAAGTGGCTGAAAGCATCACCGCGATGGTGGCGCGGCATGGCGTTGATGTTCCAGAAGGAGGTGGCAGACAGGATTATCGCCGCTCCAGGGAACAAGACATATGGCCGGCTTTCAATTATCAGCCAAACAGTCTGTGACGTAACCAAAGGTTTTGACTTGCCGGCGCGGGCATTTACGCCACCGCCGAAAGTAGACTCAACGGTACTGGTTTTTTTCCCCCTGGAAGAGCTTGAATGCGACCTTTCTGTGCTTGAGCGGATTACGGCTGCGGCCTTCTCGCAGAGGAGAAAAATGCTCCGCACATCACTCAAGGCTATCTTCGGAGATAACACAGAACTGGCATTGGAGACGGCGCATATTGGCCCGACCCAGAGAGCTGAACAGGTTTCCGTGACGGACTATCAGCAGCTAACGCGGCTAAGTGAATATTTCACGGCGCAATGA
- the gmk gene encoding guanylate kinase, with product MSNDTPFVTVDKIRRRGLLFVVSSPSGAGKTTLCNRLLKTDPDLTLSVSATTRPMRPSEKDGQDYHFVSEQTFFDMQQQGQFLESAKVFGNYYGTPRAPVEEALAKGQDILFDIDWQGAQQLGETVPTDLVKVFILPPSRDELERRLKSRAQDTDDVVAMRMAKAESEISHWAEYDYAVVNYDIDEAEQLMRCILVAERLKRTRQTGLSDAVNKIIAP from the coding sequence ATGTCGAATGACACGCCCTTTGTGACGGTAGATAAGATCAGGCGACGTGGGCTTTTGTTCGTCGTATCAAGCCCGTCTGGTGCCGGTAAGACGACACTTTGTAATCGCCTTCTGAAAACCGACCCCGACCTTACTCTCTCTGTATCTGCGACAACCAGACCCATGCGACCAAGTGAGAAAGATGGCCAGGATTACCATTTTGTTTCTGAGCAGACTTTTTTCGATATGCAGCAGCAAGGTCAGTTTCTCGAGTCCGCCAAGGTGTTCGGCAACTATTATGGTACGCCTCGCGCACCGGTTGAAGAGGCTTTGGCAAAAGGTCAGGATATTCTGTTTGATATTGACTGGCAGGGCGCGCAGCAGCTTGGTGAGACAGTCCCAACCGACCTCGTCAAGGTTTTCATTTTGCCGCCGTCACGTGATGAGCTTGAGCGGAGACTGAAAAGCCGTGCTCAGGATACAGATGATGTGGTGGCCATGCGAATGGCCAAGGCGGAAAGTGAAATATCGCACTGGGCAGAATATGACTATGCTGTTGTCAATTACGACATTGATGAAGCAGAGCAGCTTATGCGCTGCATTCTGGTAGCTGAACGATTGAAGCGTACGCGCCAGACCGGCCTGAGCGATGCAGTAAACAAGATCATTGCGCCGTGA